In Malus sylvestris chromosome 15, drMalSylv7.2, whole genome shotgun sequence, a single genomic region encodes these proteins:
- the LOC126605357 gene encoding uncharacterized protein LOC126605357 isoform X2, whose translation MEDRKEKNAPWLSVPQFGDWDQKGQVPDYSLDFSKIREMRKQNKRDVSRASLGNEEELVASNTANAGAVHNEPHYHQTSHSPTTRRSIFSYFNCCVKG comes from the exons ATGGAGGATCGAAAGGAG AAAAATGCGCCATGGTTGTCAGTGCCGCAATTCGGGGACTGGGATCAGAAGGGGCAAGTGCCAGACTATTCTCttgatttctcaaaaataagGGAAATGAGGAAGCAAAACAAGAGGGATGTTTCCAGAGCCAGTCTTGGAaatgaagaagaactcgttgcCTCAAACACTGCTAATGCGGGTGCTGTTCACAATGAACCCCATTACCATCAGACCTCCCACTCTCCAACT ACTCGACGGAGCATTTTCAGCTACTTCAACTGTTGTGTGAAGGGCTGA
- the LOC126605357 gene encoding uncharacterized protein LOC126605357 isoform X1 → MRACLSSFFLQTEKERKTQLANFLYKNAPWLSVPQFGDWDQKGQVPDYSLDFSKIREMRKQNKRDVSRASLGNEEELVASNTANAGAVHNEPHYHQTSHSPTTRRSIFSYFNCCVKG, encoded by the exons ATGAGAGCATGTTTGAGTTCGTTTTTCTTGCAGacggagaaagaaagaaaaacacaatTAGCTAATTTTCTTTAC AAAAATGCGCCATGGTTGTCAGTGCCGCAATTCGGGGACTGGGATCAGAAGGGGCAAGTGCCAGACTATTCTCttgatttctcaaaaataagGGAAATGAGGAAGCAAAACAAGAGGGATGTTTCCAGAGCCAGTCTTGGAaatgaagaagaactcgttgcCTCAAACACTGCTAATGCGGGTGCTGTTCACAATGAACCCCATTACCATCAGACCTCCCACTCTCCAACT ACTCGACGGAGCATTTTCAGCTACTTCAACTGTTGTGTGAAGGGCTGA